DNA from Ziziphus jujuba cultivar Dongzao chromosome 2, ASM3175591v1:
tgaagaagagattaacaattttcaacaattcaaaatttgtatatgatattgaaatgacattttatgatatataatataactataataattattttatatatcttaattcataaatattttgtatttttgtggtttttttattgataattataatttattaccatTAATACttactatatattattgattaaaagaattataaaattcatctcaatatttgcaattttaatagttaatttgataagcattgattaaataagttaattttaaaggttcaaaacaaaattttaatttttaaaataaattttcatcaatttacatcaattttttttattagtttttatggatattcaataatttcaaataatttcgtggatatttatatattttaaatctttgatatttctatcgatattaatttttttgaacctTAGTTAAattacactttcatatccaaaTTCAAACCTGGGTGTAACTAACagttgttcaaaaaaaaaaaaaaaatagtgactAACTGCTAAATGATCTTCAAAAAATGTAGTTTCACACATGGATGGTCCCATACATTTATAAAAGAAGGGGGTAGAATTCTTGGtagtataatagattttttgcTCTTTTATATACATTCTTATGATTTGAcatccttttttcatttttctgaattaattttttggttcaatcaaattcatagaaaaaaaaaatatttaaaaatttaaaaaaaaaaaaaaaaaaaaaaaaaaaaaaaaacagactaCATTTcggtaaaaaatatatatgtagaaaaagTTAATGATTTCTTTTCCTCTTAATAGCTTTACAGATGCAATGGAAAAGCTCATTTGTTTATTGGtgaaattaaacatataattttattcaaatcCACTTGTTTGATTCAAGGATTTTCTCTAGTTATTGAATGCAGCTTAGAATATTGTCCTTATAATACACTTGGTTCAGACTTGGGTGTGAAGAAAAGTACATTAACAAATTGGGGATGATTTAGGAATAATTTGAAGAATCACAGCAGTCGCAGCTAAAATTGAAGTCAATAATTTCCGCTAGTTTAGAATTTGCATGGAATTACATAGACATACCAGAGAATCAGACCCAATAAAATCTTTGGCCTCAGAAAGAAAATGTTCTTTCCTTGTGGAGGGCGGCTTTAGTTAATAGAAGACTAGTCTTTTATTCTGCTTCTGTCTTTAGTTTCTTTGCTTGATGATTACTTCTATATTCCTTTGCTTTTTGTGTACAAGCTCATGATCATTGAAGAAATTGTTCACTAAATATTTGAGTTGATTTGGGCaatttattacatatttttgGACGTAATAAATGATTtcagaaaagaaatagaaaaaaatcatACGAGAAATGggtatagcatatatatatttttttgttgaccATATATATCTCTGTCTAATCATGTGAAAATTAAATAGACATACCAGAGAATcataatccattaaaatctttgGCCTCAGAAAGAAATGTTCTTCTTTTCTGTCTGATTGATTGCATTGTTGAAACTACTCCTTGTGGTAGGCTGCCAGAAGAATAGTCTTTCATTTTAGTTCTGTCTTTAGTTTCTTTGCTTGACTTTTATATTCTTTTGCTTTTCCGTACAGatttttatgataattaaaCATATTCTTGACTAAATACTAGAAGTTTTTTTGGCCACTTTCATTACATTTTTTTGGATGTAATAAATGATTTCacgagagaaagaaagaatcaTGTGGAAAATGGGTATATATCATCATATatgtctctcttttttttttctttttttttttaatcataatctggtcaaactaaataataaaaaaatcatcaagCAGGTGCAATTGAGACTTTATCAACCTCTAAAACATACTCAAGTGTTGCAAAAGGAGGAATTTGCACACCAGAACCTAAATCTGCACCTTTCTCTCCAAACCCTAAGCTAGGAGGAACTATAATTCTCCTTTTACCCCCTGCCTTCATGGTTCTAAGCACATATTCTATGCCTTCACAAATTCCCTTACTATATGGCCTAGAACCAACAACTAAAGCCAAAGGCTTCTTTTCATTCTCAAAAGTATCCACAAAAACTTCCCCACTGCCTTGTACTTTCCCTTGTATACCAATCACAACCAAGTCTCCTGTCCTTGGAGAAGCTCCCCCACCTACTCTTAACTCGTAGTACCTGtttcaaattttgtattttttaattctttcagCATAAACACCAAAAATTATGTGCTCCAAAAGGGTCAATGTATATACTGAAAAACCAACTGAGAAAAATGCACCTTATTCCATTAGGCAAAACCACCTCTTCTTCCTTCTCTACATTCCTGTCAAAATGCATTAAAGATAAAACTATAATCTCTGAAAAATGGAGTTCTAGTTCCCCAATACTAAAAACTACCCTTTTACCAAAAGTTGaagtttttgattatttaaatggttAATCTGATATGAAGAAGAAGTATATAAACCAGATTAATTGAAGAACAGACCTTGTGTTTGCTTCCTCTTGGGATACTTCAAAACGGGTCTTGATTTGTTCAGAGACAACACCAACTGCTAGAAATGCAACCCAAGCAAGGCCAGCTCCAAGCCCAAACCGCCTGGTTAGTGAGGAAGCTATCCAATCTGTAGATTCAACCTTGCTTGTTGTAGATGTGGTAGGCTTAGGAGGATTTTGTTGTGATTTCAGAGAGATTGGCGTTTGTTGCTCGGATGAAGTTGTACTGAGCTGCTGAGATGGTGATGGAGATTGTGGTTGTGAAGGGGGAGTATTCGGGGGTGGAGGAGGAGGTGTttgtgaagatgaagaagaaaactgGATAGTTCTTGTCAGAGGGTGAGAAAGAAATGGTGGAGAACCAAAGAAAGAGGCCATTTTGGGATATGGGGTTAGAATCTTGGTCAAGATAGTTTAGTTAtacaacaaagaaataaaaataaaaataaaaaataaaagctttttGTTTCAGGGTTGGTcctaccttttcttttttcgtttttttggcGTACCAGGGTTGGTCCTACCTTATCCATATATGTGATGGGATTTTAAAATGGTGGGTcgtcctttctttttttcagtttttttctaGAACCTGTTTGGTTGCAGGGAAACCTCAGCAGGCAAAAGTAGCCACTTTGTTGATATTGCATTGCCCTTTATTTGGTCATGCCATTCCATATTTTGCCCGTAATTTCAAGCCATGTTAAAAGCATGCATCAATGTTGCCATGCCATACTGTAGACATGGCTGAACCAATGAATACTCTTTAAGTTAACAGCATTATAGAAACAAATTTGAAGTTAAAAAGTTTTCTTGAGATTGATGGTTAAAACTTGCATCAATATAAAACTCATTGGAGAATAATTGGAATTCCTCATTAAATATGCAAACATATATAACACTATGTATGTGGATGAATCCCTTTTGTGTTATGAACATGTTGATCAGAGTAATTCTGTGTTCTAAAAATCATAAcgcttttggtttttcttttaaaaccaGCAGCCTTTAATACACTGTTTTCCTCTCTCTGATCACTGTTCAGGCAGCAAAATGCTTTTTCAATTATTGTATTCTCTTTCTCATTATTTTCTACTACATGGTAACAAAATATGAACAGCAAAATTCAAACATTGATTACAACattttgaaatgattttttttacaaaCAAATCACAACCTTTAGAGTGGCTGCCACCTGCTaagaattaatataaaaaaaagaaaaaaaaatgaagaaaaagaatcaCAATCCCAAATTTGAGTATATGTTAGGTCATGATCTTCAATAAAtctttctcatatttctttgaAACAATCTACAACTTGGATTCCATATTTTTTTGGCTGTGGAATGAACCAATATTCTGTCAGATCTGTCAAATTGCTGTGTATTTAGTTGGTTGGCTCTTCTGCAACACGCGGTGGCTGAACTCTCTCACGTCCACCGCCTATTGAAGCAGTAGGTCTGGGCACTTGAGGACTATTTATAGGCTTCTGCAATGGTTTAAGAGCAGCCATGATCTCCGAAAATGTGGGTCTCAATTTTGGATTTCTACAAACGTTTATCATATCAAATGTAAGTTTTCTTTAACCACCTAAATAAACATACAAATGCATTTGCAAGTACAAATGGACAGAATGGATTTCATATTAAACATGAACATGCAAATTATCATGACTGCAACTCTTTAACGAAATAAAGCATGTACTCAATTTGATTCATGGCAATACACGTGATATTGCTTTGCAGAAgaaagtaaatgaaaaaaaataaataaataaattcaaataagatGATAAATTCAAGGCGTGGAAGATGTGAAGGAAAAGATATTTGGTATAAAATATGTGTCCGTAGcagttaaattaaaaatatataacaaacttACTATGATTTTTGGCATACATTATGTAATGCATCACTAAcagcaaacaaaaattttacaGCAAAAATGATGCAAAGAgactttgaaaattttaaacacAGATGTTTGAGCAAAATTTTAGGCATGTTCAGTGAAGTTGATGTAACTgtgaaagagaaggaaaaatggATGGATAACTAATGAAAATTCAGAACTAAAAGTAACCATCAGGAAAACCATTACATGGGATGTCCAAATGGATTTCCAAATGAATATCACATGCTGCTGCCAATTTCATTATCGGAATAGGATACTTGATAACGGAAGACCTATTTTAACACAATACATGCAggctcaaaaatataaaattaatatttttcaaccaTAAATCAGTTTAAAACTAGGCAAGCATGGTCAAATTTGTATAGAACTGTGGATGATAGAAAACAACACACAGAATACTCACGTCTCCCAACATTTCCTAATGATATCTGCAACTTTTGGATCCATATCATCTGGAATGTCAAGCCGGCGATGTTGAAATCCAACCGCACCTACAACTTGCATTGGGTTCATTCCCCCCCAAGGTTGTTGCATTGTTGAGAGTTCCCATAATATGACCCCAAAGCTATAAACATCACACCTACATATTAAAGCATATTTATGTAAATGTCTTAAGTAATTTATGAAGGGACcggaacaaaatagaaaaaaacataataaagtggaaaagaaaaaggcataCTTCTCATCCGAAGGCTCATTCCTTAGCACTTCTGGAGCCATCCATTCAGCCTGAAGGAAAGTAGGAAACTCGTTAAAACAATTTTGCTTTGGAGATACATACTTGGTTCAGTGCATGTATGAACAACCATCATCAAAGAGATATTTGGCAGAATGCATAAATGAAAAGCTCTAAACTAGACAAAAATTAGCATATAACATGCATGCTATTTACATATGTTATCATACCATTTACCAGTCAGTAGAATAAGTAAGCTCTTATTCAGTTTTAAACCAAATGAATGccaatttctttatatataatttctcaTACTTTTATAAAAGAGAGAGTATCCATGTAAATTTCCCATTCACAAGTCACTTTGTGCTATAAACAGTCAATCCAGGTCATAAATTCAGCacaaaacagaaaagataaatgATTTATTCATTCGATTCAGAAGCCATTtgcaaattcaaatatccatctttcattctttttctaaatCTGTTCATGAACCAATTATGAGCAACAAACAAATAGATATCATTTGATTTAAGACAGGTAAATCCCCACATTTCAGTTCAAACTTCCTATCCCTTGTTTCTTGTAACACCAGTTCTAGCTTTTCTTTCACATGGGTAAGCAATTATGCAAATCCCTGAGACAAGGAATATGAACTTCAGCTACAACGAAGAGAAGGGCTGTACATACAGCATTAATTTCAACCAAGTTTTCCCTGTTAAAAGGAAAGCACCTTTATATTTTCAGGTGTCTTACAGGAGACCACTTCATCAAAGGGGAAACCTATCCACAAAAAGATCTCTCAAATGCCTGGGTATAGGGAACATAGGACAAAAGTAAACCATGTAAGGAACAATCAGATCAAGAAAACATAAAAGTTGGTGCTTGTTATTACTGGATATGGCATATGGTTGAACAACAGAATCATGAATGAACTTCCATCCAGCTTTCCAACATCAACATAAATTCTATTAGTCCCACACATACAAGTATGATGAGTAATGGAAAACTAGTATAAAAGATAGTGTAATTGACTAAAATATAACTatacaatgaaattaacaactCAACAGAAGGATAGACAAGACACCAAGTTATTGAGCTTGGCTTACCGTCCCTGCTGTGGACCTTGAAGAGAGAAATGTACTGTGCTTCATTCGAGATAGTCCAAAATCACAAACCTAATGACAGCCAGAAAGGTAAATAAATCCAGAGTGAGCAGAAAATATACTAAATGcattaaaaatatcaatgagGAGTTAAAAATATGCAGACCTTTACTACCCAATTTCTATCAACAAGAAGATTTGGGGACTTCAAATCACGGTGTACAATTACTGGTGTGCAATTGTGCAAATAATTCATTCCCCGAGCCTGTACATTtgttaatgaataaataagttATCTCAAAAGAAATAATAAGCATTAAAAGAAAGTGATAACTGAGATTGGAATATAAAGAAAGAATGACAGAAGCATACAGCATCAAGAGCCATTCTCAAACGCCTTCTCTCATCTAATTGATTGTTGGGCCGATGAAGTAACCTATATAAACTACCTCTGCAAAACACAATTTGTGCGTCAATATTCCATTCGACATAATTAATCACCAAAGACTATGAAACTAGTAAATCAAACAGAAGTACAAAGACACTGTCAGCTACTTTGTATCTGGGACTTTGTGGATACAGATTTCAATATTACTCAAAACTGGTAGAAAATTTAGTTCCTTATAAGGATGACATGGCATAATAGGATACTAATATTGcctattttaagaaaaatgatgaaataGGAAGCATATAGAaaagatttaattaaaaattatgagACAATTTAAATCAGTTATTGGTTCTAGTACTTCAAAACAAGTTTAAGCATCCCTATAAAATAGAGCCCTTCACCAATTCATTGGCTAATGGCGTGAAGCCATACTAAATTCATCTTTATGTTAGGGTCTTCATTCTCTTATTAAATCTAGTATTTGCACCCATTGCAAGAAAGATTCACCGATcaagagacaaaaaaataatacaatgaaAGAATATAAGTCAACTGAACTCCTAATCATGTATTACAAGAATTAAGAACTCTTTTGTTGTCAAACAATAATGCTTAAAATTGCAACAGGATAGTATCAAGACAAATACTGTGAACAAACCTGGGAAGAAATTCTGTAACAATTGAAAGATTAGGAGCACGAGTTACAGCTCCCATAAACAGAACGACATTGGGATGCCTCACTCTTTTCATAATCCAAACCTTGCATATAaaatcagaaaaacaaaaacaaaaaaagaaaaattaacatacAAGTAACAATGATAGAATCAACTATCAGATGTTAATAAACAACAGAAGTGGTTAATGCATGTAAATGAATAGGTGAAACAAGTTTTGGACACAGGCAAAACCAGAACTACACCCTTCAATTATACCCATTGAAAATTCTCACAGATATCCAGTTTTATTGTGTAAATTGTAGAATGAAGAATGGATTTCTTATCATGAAGAATCAGTTAATCAAATTCTCAGGCAAAAAATTAACTATAGGTGAGGAACATCGTGGATAGAGCATTAGACTACAAAATAGAAATGAATAAAGAAGTGGAGGCTATCATGTATTGTATGAACCATAATCAGCTCCCATGCATGCAGAAGACACCCAATAACTTCGCTCATTTAAGTGTTTATTCCAACTAACTGGAGTCATTTAACCGGCCAATCTTTTTCCATCGGTCTTTGTTTGAGGCCATTTTCAATATTGGTAAATCAAGTAAATTGCTTATTATTTTAGTCAAACTGAGAAGTTGTTCAATTACATTAAGCGTTACAAAACATTATTCAACAATCTGTGCTATCTGTCACATAGCtacttaattatttatctactttaaaTTAACAAATGGTGCTGTTATcgctttaaaattttaagagaaTTTTATAGTGCCTGCAACTTGGTAGATATTAGCATCCATCCATAGGCATTGTTAGAGATTATGAAAGTCATAGGTATTTAGCAGCTTGTACCTCACTTCTGAATTCTTCAAGTGATTCGCCCGAAATGTCTTGGTCCAGAAACCTCTTTACAGCAACTTCCTGCAAAAACAAATGCTTAAAATAAGCTCAAACATATTTGAAAAAGGCAGTAAATGGTTATCAGAAAACCATTTGAAAGTGGAGAGATAAAAGAacctataatatttttttcttaaagaacACAATAGAATTCTAAACTTAGCGGAATATTAACACCACAACTGTACTTATAGGCCAAAGAAAGGGCATAGACTGAGTCAGGTAATGCCAAACTTTTACTTTCGTTTATAATAGGGATCTCTTACAATTTCAGCTCCAGGTATAAAATCAACATGATGAGCAAACTTCctaaaaccaaaacaaattGTCATCTCCACTTGTACAACCAACATGGTGAGCACTCTCTAAAACCAAGCCTTTGGTAATGGTCTCTTGCCTAACATAGAAACAATAGTGATCACTTTCTATAAGTTTCTTGAACAACATATTCGAAATTACCATAGTGGATTTCTTTGGTCATTGTTgtttaaaaatctaaatgaaaTATGAAAACTGCCCAAGTAGAAATCAAAATGGATGGATAAGACCTATAATGAGTAAACAACACAAGCAAAACCAAAAAAGTCATCTTTCAATTTAGCATGAAAGAACTTACTGTCCCATGCCAGTCTCCACGATAGACCTCCCCATAAGATCCTGCAGCATAGTGGATGCATAAGggaatgaaattaaaatttattagagaTTTACTTATGGCATGAAGCACATTAATATGATAGCATAATGCATGGGCCAGTACCAAGTCCGATACGCTCACCCAAGGTGATATCCTCCCAAGGAATCTCACAATCTGCAACATCATCAATTGCAACATCAGATTTTGTGCTACCTGTTGATCTGTCAGATATTCTTTCAGCTTCCAAAACTGATCCAAGAGCATCATGATCGCGGTCACCACTACCGTGTGGCTCACAACTAGCACCATCTGTATCTCCATCACTTCGTGCACCCTGCTCGTGCTGCTTACTGACGGCTGCAGTTGTTGCAACAACAGCTGCAGCAGTAGCAGTGGCAGCAGCTGCTACTGGAAGTTCAAGATTGGAGTCACCGCTTGACTTTGCTGCAGCAACAACCATCGAAGATGCAACAacagctgctgctgctgctgcagcagcagcaacagGAACATTGTTCCCATATCTCGCTGGAGCTACTTCGGAATGGGATAAGCCTGCTATTTCACGGTTATCAAGTGGAAAGTTGACCCCTAAACCTTCCACCGGCTTTAGATGTTCTTGCTGACCAAGAGCACCAACTTTAGAATGCACCTTGTGTTGAGGGAAAGGAGGTAGAAATCGAGCTGGACCAATATCACCTTGACGTTTTATTTCTGGGGTTCCAACCCCTTCTGTATATTCATCTTTATCATCTCTTTGGGACTTTTCCTCAACTGTTGATGCATCTACGTGCTCTGAATAAACTTCAGTAAACAAGTTCGGTGGAGCAACAACACCACTTTCAAGTAACACATCATGGAGTTTCTGAGCTAATTGTGGATTCTCTTTGGCGGCATCTATCATGTATTGTGAAACAtccttcactttctttttcCGAACTGCAGGGGAGCTCATACCTTCAGTCCAAGAAGGAGATCTTGCATGCACATAAGGATAATTGGGCCTCCCTGGAAATTCTCGCAGGGGAACCTTCTCTACAGGAGATGGTTTTCTAAAATCATCTGAGCATATCTTGGATTCCTCTGCAGCTTCAGATGGTCTGGCCGCATTTTCATGAGCAGTTAATTCATCCCTGTCATCAGATTCCCTTCCTGCTGAGACAGGATTTCTTAATCTGGATCTCTTTTCGAATGTCCCAAAATCTGAATGTTCTTCAAAGGAACTCCCAATCCCACTGCTGGAAGAGGCTGCATGAGAGGAATCAATGTCTCTAGACAGTGGACTAGCAGAAAAGAAAGATTCATCATAGTCAATATGTGATCCAGCTGCATCAGATGGAATAAGTGTGCCAGGTGCTGCCATTAGATCAATAATGTACTCCCTGAAATTTGCACTAAAACATCTTAAAAAGCGGGTTAAGTTTCTGCAACTTCAATGTTCTGAAATCATTTTCAGCATATTTGACAGTGAAACATAACATCTGCTGACTGAAGAACCTATTATAGTTTCCTAGTTGGTAACATAAATAGAGGAACTTAAATTTttcgaaaaaaaatatataagatagCACTTAGAAGCATGATATAAATTAAAGTGttcaagaaaaagaatatgCATGATAAATTAGAAGATAAAGAACTCCAAGTCAATGCAGTCTAGCTGGCTAGACTAAAGACAAAAGTACCTTCCATCATCAATCTTCACAAAGTTCATTGCTACATCGCTGGAACCTGTATATTGCTGTCCTTTTACCAGCCGGCATGGGATGCTCACACTATCAGCCAAAACCTTTGAAATCACGTATATTAACAGGTTATTGATAATAACTGAAAACCATGATTGTCAAACAATAAGGAACCAGCACATACATGAAATAAAAGAACAGTACAGACGTGATAGGGTTTGTCAACAAGTACCTTGAACAACAAT
Protein-coding regions in this window:
- the LOC125422259 gene encoding peptidyl-prolyl cis-trans isomerase FKBP17-2, chloroplastic gives rise to the protein MASFFGSPPFLSHPLTRTIQFSSSSSQTPPPPPPNTPPSQPQSPSPSQQLSTTSSEQQTPISLKSQQNPPKPTTSTTSKVESTDWIASSLTRRFGLGAGLAWVAFLAVGVVSEQIKTRFEVSQEEANTRNVEKEEEVVLPNGIRYYELRVGGGASPRTGDLVVIGIQGKVQGSGEVFVDTFENEKKPLALVVGSRPYSKGICEGIEYVLRTMKAGGKRRIIVPPSLGFGEKGADLGSGVQIPPFATLEYVLEVDKVSIAPA
- the LOC107434121 gene encoding probable serine/threonine-protein kinase SIS8 isoform X2, whose translation is MKNILKKLHIMSNQSEDAEGSTSSRGHKSIDGSSPDSLLNSRSHHNSEHKPLSGLSGWLNSVANRHSTTMSSSSNVTRGERIGTPDEASSTGLDVASDAMRRDSGSSTSRDPDVEEEYQIQLALEMSAREDPEAVQIEAVKQISLGSCASDNTPAEVVAYRYWNYNALSYDDKILDGFYDLYGILMDSNSERMPSLVDLQGTSVSEGVTWEAVLVNKAADSNLLKLEQMALEMAVRSRSDSLVFVNSNLVRKLAVLVADYMGGPVGDPDNMLRAWRNLSYNLKGTLGSMVLPLGSLTIGLARHRALLFKVLADSVSIPCRLVKGQQYTGSSDVAMNFVKIDDGREYIIDLMAAPGTLIPSDAAGSHIDYDESFFSASPLSRDIDSSHAASSSSGIGSSFEEHSDFGTFEKRSRLRNPVSAGRESDDRDELTAHENAARPSEAAEESKICSDDFRKPSPVEKVPLREFPGRPNYPYVHARSPSWTEGMSSPAVRKKKVKDVSQYMIDAAKENPQLAQKLHDVLLESGVVAPPNLFTEVYSEHVDASTVEEKSQRDDKDEYTEGVGTPEIKRQGDIGPARFLPPFPQHKVHSKVGALGQQEHLKPVEGLGVNFPLDNREIAGLSHSEVAPARYGNNVPVAAAAAAAAAVVASSMVVAAAKSSGDSNLELPVAAAATATAAAVVATTAAVSKQHEQGARSDGDTDGASCEPHGSGDRDHDALGSVLEAERISDRSTGSTKSDVAIDDVADCEIPWEDITLGSYGEVYRGDWHGTEVAVKRFLDQDISGESLEEFRSEVWIMKRVRHPNVVLFMGAVTRAPNLSIVTEFLPRGSLYRLLHRPNNQLDERRRLRMALDAARGMNYLHNCTPVIVHRDLKSPNLLVDRNWVVKVCDFGLSRMKHSTFLSSRSTAGTAEWMAPEVLRNEPSDEKCDVYSFGVILWELSTMQQPWGGMNPMQVVGAVGFQHRRLDIPDDMDPKVADIIRKCWETNPKLRPTFSEIMAALKPLQKPINSPQVPRPTASIGGGRERVQPPRVAEEPTN
- the LOC107434121 gene encoding probable serine/threonine-protein kinase SIS8 isoform X1 → MKNILKKLHIMSNQSEDAEGSTSSRGHKSIDGSSPDSLLNSRSHHNSEHKPLSGLSGWLNSVANRHSTTMSSSSNVTRGERIGTPDEASSTGLDVASDAMRRDSGSSTSRDPDVEEEYQIQLALEMSAREDPEAVQIEAVKQISLGSCASDNTPAEVVAYRYWNYNALSYDDKILDGFYDLYGILMDSNSERMPSLVDLQGTSVSEGVTWEAVLVNKAADSNLLKLEQMALEMAVRSRSDSLVFVNSNLVRKLAVLVADYMGGPVGDPDNMLRAWRNLSYNLKGTLGSMVLPLGSLTIGLARHRALLFKVLADSVSIPCRLVKGQQYTGSSDVAMNFVKIDDGREYIIDLMAAPGTLIPSDAAGSHIDYDESFFSASPLSRDIDSSHAASSSSGIGSSFEEHSDFGTFEKRSRLRNPVSAGRESDDRDELTAHENAARPSEAAEESKICSDDFRKPSPVEKVPLREFPGRPNYPYVHARSPSWTEGMSSPAVRKKKVKDVSQYMIDAAKENPQLAQKLHDVLLESGVVAPPNLFTEVYSEHVDASTVEEKSQRDDKDEYTEGVGTPEIKRQGDIGPARFLPPFPQHKVHSKVGALGQQEHLKPVEGLGVNFPLDNREIAGLSHSEVAPARYGNNVPVAAAAAAAAAVVASSMVVAAAKSSGDSNLELPVAAAATATAAAVVATTAAVSKQHEQGARSDGDTDGASCEPHGSGDRDHDALGSVLEAERISDRSTGSTKSDVAIDDVADCEIPWEDITLGERIGLGSYGEVYRGDWHGTEVAVKRFLDQDISGESLEEFRSEVWIMKRVRHPNVVLFMGAVTRAPNLSIVTEFLPRGSLYRLLHRPNNQLDERRRLRMALDAARGMNYLHNCTPVIVHRDLKSPNLLVDRNWVVKVCDFGLSRMKHSTFLSSRSTAGTAEWMAPEVLRNEPSDEKCDVYSFGVILWELSTMQQPWGGMNPMQVVGAVGFQHRRLDIPDDMDPKVADIIRKCWETNPKLRPTFSEIMAALKPLQKPINSPQVPRPTASIGGGRERVQPPRVAEEPTN